The genomic interval TCAAAGGTAACATGTATTTCAATACAAAATTACTTTTACAAGGTGCACACAATGAATATGAAGACCAActattttaatttcagaaacATGAGAATGAGTTCAACGAAGCAGGCGCCCTTAAAGAGCTCTACAAATTCATCCAAAAATACTTCACAGAGGTCAgtagttcatttttaattacaaaaagttAAATTGCTTGGCTTCTTTTTCGAACTTGCTGCTTAGGGTGACAAATTTGAACACAATAGCAAAGATGAATTTATACTGATAGTTTCTGCTATGAGCGGTTGGCAGGAAATAACAGCAGTGAAAGTACCATTCACATAAGCCATGTTGTGTAGAGGAAATGAAATTAAGTATTCTGATTGTGTCTTTGCTTACTAAGCAGCCATTTCCTGTTTCtggcacatttttttaagaagTCAACCCTGAAAAAGTTTTTCATGatcaaaacaatataaaaactttcttactacaaaattaatttgcctttttgtttaaagacaaacagcttaatgttttcaaaaactGACATGTGTTTCAATGTCTCCACAGATAAAAGAGAAGCTGGACCAGAATGGAGCTTCTGCTGAGCTGACAGAGCAACTACAGCAGGTAAAGAATCAGTTTGACGGATTGAAGAGCTGCTCCTGGAACTAAACCCCGTGGGGCTACGAGTGGCAACTGTCTATCATCTCCTGGTACTTGCAGAGGATAAGCATTAAAGAAACAAACCCAGGACAAAATTTTGTGCAATTCAAACTGTATAGTGCTGTGATTGTTATGTATAAAACCCTTTATGCAAACCCTGAGGACTCATGATCTTTCCCCCCCCCGACTCCACTTAGTCAAAAAAAGGTTTGCGGAGTGAGGTGATGTCAGAGGACAGGTTGAGAAGTGGCGTCCTGATCTCTGTGTACCAGAGATCCCAGTTCCactagctgctgctgctgtgcattCTCCAGATCCTCCAGCCGCTGACGCAGCAGAGACAGCTCCCTGTGATGCTGCTCCTCCTGCAGCATGAGCACCACTGTGTTATCGAACAGCTCTATGAAATTGTGAGAATGCTTGGTGGGTTATGCTGTGAACATACACATGTGGGGGCTTCTCACTGTGTTTTAACCATTGAAGTCTGGCAGGTGCTTATAACACAGTTGACAATCCTAATGAGCACACTAGTCTTAATTTAACTGTGTAAAGACAAAGCAGAAGACTTTGTTTCATTCTTATTCACTTCCTGCTGCTGTGGGTAAAAACCCTGGTCTATTTACACTTATCATTCATCTACAGTAGATGCCCACACAAATGTTTGTTCACTGCATGTACTTACTGGTATGTTGGATAATGGCCCCTCAGACCGCAGCAGGAGGAAGGGGGTGGGTGAGGAGGACAGGAAGTTAGGGCCAGCGCTGAATGAACCTTGGCCCCCCAATAGGAGGCGGCGAAACTCGTTGTGGCGTCGTTGAAGCTCCTTCAGTCGTCTGCTTAGTTGAGCTTGTTCCTCTGAGAAGGATAAACGTCTAGAGAAAGGTAGGAAGAAAGTCATCACTAGACCAGCTGGATAGTTTTCTGATGTGTGAAATGCAAAGATTCAATTTCATCAGCTTGGTAACTTACTTTTTGGCTGCAGCAGCTCCCAGCTCCAGCTCTTCAATCTTGGCCTCCAGCAATTGGATCTTATCCTGCAGTCTCTTCTCTTTGTGCTCCGTCTGCGTTTTCCTctacaacacatacacattatGTTCAGCCTCCAATAGTCTCATTACTATTGCAAACTGAACAATGTTTAACTCTGAGCTGATTAGCAGCCCCCATTACACACGTGAAACAAAGCAATTAGACTGagttaacatgttttaaataaagttgagaaaacaacacaaacctgTGTGTCCATGCATATAAATAGCCAAAATGTTACTTGTTCCTGAAACCCTAAAATTAAAGGTGGTATTATCAAAACCAGCAGTACCTTTTTCTGGGCCACCGCTGCTCTCTGCAGTTTATCTTTGACCCGAGTGtatttctgctgcagctcagcctcTCGCTCCTGCAGCTTGTGTTTGTCCCCCAACCATTCGACTCGACAGTCCTCCACCATTCTGCAGGAGGAGCACAAGCATTTTCAACAGGTTAATTCAGGCATCAGGTCAACCAGTCTGTTGTATTTCAGTTTATCTGGGAACAGATCACTAAGACGTACCTCTCCGCCTCATGCTGGCTCTTCTCAGCCTGGGCTCGGGCTGTTCTTAGCTCCTCCCTGACTCTGTCCAATGTTTCTCTCAGGCACTGGTTTGTCTCCATCAGGTCACTTCCAGAGTGTGACCGTGTCCCCAGCTGGACATGCAGATCCTGGTTCTGCTGTTggataaaacaaatttttgagCACACATTTCGATTAAGCTGCAGGACTCGTAAACCTTTTATCTTATTGAATTTACCTGCTGTAGTTCTGCAATCTCTGCTTTCTGTCTCTCCAGCTCTTCAAGCTGAGAGCTCTGCTGTTGAAGTTTGGCTCTGAgtgaagcaaaataaatacCGTACATTTTATACTAATAAAAACCACGACAATATTTTACCGTGATGTGcttgctatttaaaaaaaaaataaaagtgcaggGTATGTTTAAGCCTGACACCGTTTACTTTTTCCCTTTGTGTTCCCTATAATGAAGTGAACTGACTACAAATAcagaaatgagagagagagtgaaagggaaattaaaatgtttcaataatGTTCCACAGTCAACCACAGAGTTTTGGCTGGCACAGGAGTTTTATCAGTTCACACTGCTTTCATCtaatgttatttcatttaaatgtatctaaatCTCAGAGCTCGGAGGCAGTCACCACTTAGTTCAGTTGATTCTTGCCTCCACCCAATGCTGCTGTGTGAATTATGTAATGCTTAAGATTTAACACCACGCTGACCTCAGGTTGTGCAGTTCTCTGCGGGCTGACTCTTCTCCTTGCTGAGAGACATGAAGACGCTCCTCCAACTCTGCTTTCTGGGCCTCGTCTGCGGCATCCTGCAACACCCTCTGCTGTTCTAGTGCTGCAAAACGATTTTCCAACTCCAaccttacaaaaacaaaatgttctcGGGTGAAAATTTACACATCATTATACTGTAAAAGTGGTAGATACAAAGGCGGTTCTCACTTCTCCTCGTGCAAGGCTGCGGTTTTGTGTAACTCCTCCTCCCGTGCAGACTGCACCTTCCTCGCcatctccctctccttctccatcAGTACTTCTTTGTGTCGCTCCACTGTAGCTTTCAGCACCTCCACATCTGTCAACAGACCTGAAACACACGTGTTACCATCACAGAGAGAATTTAGATGTACAAACAATGAACacaactgagaaattaaaatcTATATAGGACCACAGGGTAACAACACAAAGCACTTAatacaaatcaaaaataaataaacagagccAAACAGAAAGTTGGGACTTAAGGTTATTTCACTGCTTGTAAAGAGTTTACTGCTCTATGTTTgcgcatttgtgtgtgagattCATACCATCATTCTGTCTCTGCAGTGTGTCTCTTTCCTGCTCCACCTCTCCTTTAGAATGGGTACACTCCAGTTTGATGCTGGCCACCTCCAGCTTGTGTGAATGTTTCAAGCTTTCTATCTGAAAAtcgaaaaaaacaacaacaacataataacATGGTATCACAGACAGTGAAAGCTGCTGGAAGTGCAGCCGTTTCTAACATGACCtatgactgcgtttacatgcacttaagtaaccggggTCCTCAAAAGAAATCTGCTTTCACAGGTAATCAGGGAACAACGCTTACATACACTTAC from Channa argus isolate prfri chromosome 21, Channa argus male v1.0, whole genome shotgun sequence carries:
- the cep83 gene encoding centrosomal protein of 83 kDa isoform X1 → MSRDKKRDIQKPFKPITRREMTSSALGQSAALLSNLQPGIGKSAAMLGLSAGLEGAEMELQKMLIDERMKSENHRTNYQTLKAENSSLQDEYIRLQGDLKRLLSDKQAQQEKQQLLLAELRGEILDKTRELEELRLQVMTPQRLELLRAQVQQEMEAPVRERFNKLEEETEKYRSEYNKLRYEYTFLKTQFDHQQDEHARILEERRIRYEAEISRLEKDREGLVAQYQGSDPLRDGKRVEGLLREKAQLHLRLKGLEAEVAELRAQKENSGQQAENVQRIQIRQLTESQAAVKSLEAERQSLRLQMERKESELHLTHEQNSQLTGRLNKAEREVNSLMCQIESLKHSHKLEVASIKLECTHSKGEVEQERDTLQRQNDGLLTDVEVLKATVERHKEVLMEKEREMARKVQSAREEELHKTAALHEEKLELENRFAALEQQRVLQDAADEAQKAELEERLHVSQQGEESARRELHNLRAKLQQQSSQLEELERQKAEIAELQQQNQDLHVQLGTRSHSGSDLMETNQCLRETLDRVREELRTARAQAEKSQHEAERMVEDCRVEWLGDKHKLQEREAELQQKYTRVKDKLQRAAVAQKKRKTQTEHKEKRLQDKIQLLEAKIEELELGAAAAKKRLSFSEEQAQLSRRLKELQRRHNEFRRLLLGGQGSFSAGPNFLSSSPTPFLLLRSEGPLSNIPEEQHHRELSLLRQRLEDLENAQQQQLVELGSLVHRDQDATSQPVL
- the cep83 gene encoding centrosomal protein of 83 kDa isoform X3 translates to MTSSALGQSAALLSNLQPGIGKSAAMLGLSAGLEGAEMELQKMLIDERMKSENHRTNYQTLKAENSSLQDEYIRLQGDLKRLLSDKQAQQEKQQLLLAELRGEILDKTRELEELRLQVMTPQRLELLRAQVQQEMEAPVRERFNKLEEETEKYRSEYNKLRYEYTFLKTQFDHQQDEHARILEERRIRYEAEISRLEKDREGLVAQYQGSDPLRDGKRVEGLLREKAQLHLRLKGLEAEVAELRAQKENSGQQAENVQRIQIRQLTESQAAVKSLEAERQSLRLQMERKESELHLTHEQNSQLTGRLNKAEREVNSLMCQIESLKHSHKLEVASIKLECTHSKGEVEQERDTLQRQNDGLLTDVEVLKATVERHKEVLMEKEREMARKVQSAREEELHKTAALHEEKLELENRFAALEQQRVLQDAADEAQKAELEERLHVSQQGEESARRELHNLRAKLQQQSSQLEELERQKAEIAELQQQNQDLHVQLGTRSHSGSDLMETNQCLRETLDRVREELRTARAQAEKSQHEAERMVEDCRVEWLGDKHKLQEREAELQQKYTRVKDKLQRAAVAQKKRKTQTEHKEKRLQDKIQLLEAKIEELELGAAAAKKRLSFSEEQAQLSRRLKELQRRHNEFRRLLLGGQGSFSAGPNFLSSSPTPFLLLRSEGPLSNIPEEQHHRELSLLRQRLEDLENAQQQQLVELGSLVHRDQDATSQPVL
- the cep83 gene encoding centrosomal protein of 83 kDa isoform X2, which produces MSRDKKRDIQKPFKPITRREMTSSALGQSAALLSNLQPGIGKSAAMLGLSAGLEGAEMELQKMLIDERMKSENHRTNYQTLKAENSSLQDEYIRLQGDLKRLLSDKQAQQEKQQLLLAELRGEILDKTRELEELRLQVMTPQRLELLRAQVQQEMEAPVRERFNKLEEETEKYRSEYNKLRYEYTFLKTQFDHQQDEHARILEERRIRYEAEISRLEKDREGLVAQYQGSDPLRDGKRVEGLLREKAQLHLRLKGLEAEVAELRAQKENSGQQAENVQRIQIRQLTESQAAVKSLEAERQSLRLQMERKESELHLTHEQNSQLTGRLNKAEREVNSLMCQIESLKHSHKLEVASIKLECTHSKGEVEQERDTLQRQNDGLLTDVEVLKATVERHKEVLMEKEREMARKVQSAREEELHKTAALHEEKLELENRFAALEQQRVLQDAADEAQKAELEERLHVSQQGEESARRELHNLRAKLQQQSSQLEELERQKAEIAELQQNQDLHVQLGTRSHSGSDLMETNQCLRETLDRVREELRTARAQAEKSQHEAERMVEDCRVEWLGDKHKLQEREAELQQKYTRVKDKLQRAAVAQKKRKTQTEHKEKRLQDKIQLLEAKIEELELGAAAAKKRLSFSEEQAQLSRRLKELQRRHNEFRRLLLGGQGSFSAGPNFLSSSPTPFLLLRSEGPLSNIPEEQHHRELSLLRQRLEDLENAQQQQLVELGSLVHRDQDATSQPVL